The Vibrio sp. STUT-A11 region ACCTGTATCCAATGAACATTGGACAAGCGTAGAGCGGGAATGAGAGAAGGCATAGATAGTAACCACCTATGCCTTTAGAGCGAGACTCTGCTAACCGATCAGGGCGGGAATACCCGGAAGCTGACCAACGACAGCAAGGGAACCAGCACAAACGATAAAGGCAACGCCAGGAATCAGGTATTTATCTTTACCCGATAGCTCGTTAGCGCGCTCATGGTCGCCAATAAGTCCGAGGTTATCCAGCAGCATAGTTATTGCCCAGCCGAAGACTGGGTTAACGAATGCACAAGCAAAAATACAGATACCTGCACTGAGTGAATCTTTATGCTTATGTATCATCTGCATACCCGCTTCAAGAAGTGGTAAGAATACACCGACAATCAGCGCGACACGAAGAACAGGTTCCCACATTGCTAGATCCATCGGGTAACCAATGACTGCCGCGGCAATACACATTAAACCCGTTAACAGCGCGCCGCCTGGAATAGGACGTTTGGCAATTGCCGCAGGAATCATGTACGTACCCCAAGAAGACGCTAGGTTACCGCCACCTAATAGTGAGCCAACCCCCTGGCGAACAGACGCTCCGACCATAGTGTCGTCGACATCCATTAGTACGCCTTTTGCTTCTTTTGGGTAGTTAAGTTCTTGAAAAACACGATGACCGAGGTAGTCAGGAGACCACATAGCAACGGCTAGTAGAGCAAATGGAGTAACGGCAATAAAGTGCTCCAGGGTTGGCCAGCCTAGTTGCCAGCCGGTATCTTCACCCCACCAGTAGAATGGACTGAAATTAGGTAGGCCTGGTTCCGTGGTAAAAGCAAACTCAGCGCCCATCGCATAAGCGACAATGCCCGCTAGTGCTGAACACAGCGGGATGGCCAACCAACGTTTGTTGATCTTGGCTAAGTAGGCATAAACCAACACCGTTAGACCAATAACCACAAACGAGATGTAACTTTGGTCCGTACTTGCAGCCCACGCTTCAGTCTTATTAATCTGTCCGATCAACCCCACTGCGCCGAGGTAGATCAGCAACCCACCTCGAACCCCAATGCCAGTGAGGGTCATGAGTTTAGAACCACCTTTAGTAAAAGCGAGAATTAAGCCAAAAGCACATACCATCAAGCCAAGAGCAAGTGGATGCCCCCCTGCTGCAGCAATCATAGGAATCAGCGGTATCATTGGGCCATGGGTACCGGCCAAGTTTGCGTTCGGGTTTAGAATGGCAGAAAACAGGATAACGAACAGAGCGCCCGCGATAAGCAGTTCGTAACGCACGTTTTCTGCAACGAACTCCGGAGATAAACCGAACTGAGCAGCAAAGGCGGCAACCATGGCGGTTACCATAACCACTTTACCAATGGTGGCGGCTAACGCTGGTACCCAGTCTTCGATTTCAATACTGTAGTCACGTGATGGCAAATGAATACCCCAGCGACGAAAGCTCATGATGGTTAAATCATGGTTTAGGAAGTCTTCTCGGTTTTCAAATTCATGCGGTTTTTTGCGCACATCCCTGTAAAAGGTCTTACTTGTGTCAGACATTGAGTTATCCTTTGTTATGTTTCGAAGTTGAACTATGCCAACCAGAGTTTCGCTTGGTGTACTGACCTTCGACCAATACGAGACAACATCCTTAGCGCTACAGAGCACCTTTATTGATTTCATAAATGAAGAAAACTTGGATTTACTTCGCTAGTGAAAACAAGAAAGCTGAATAGGTATCTTGCCAAACATCCACATCAAACATTGAGGCCATACTGAGAAAGAGGTATGGGGCCAACTTTGACTTGAGCTTATTAAGCATGTATTGCTATCGGTAGGAATATTAGACATTAGTAAAAGAACAACAAAAATCTCACTTATCGCACAAATCATTAACATAACATGAAAGCTTGTTGATCTTTCGTGAGCGTTTTTTGAACGGAAAGCCAGGCGCGATAAAGTCATGCCAGACTTCACGCAATATGCTGTCGAGCTGAGACGTAAGGGCATGACAAAGATGTTGCTGTGGCAGGAATATCATGAGCAATATCAAGAGCAAGCTTATGCGTACACTCAGTTCTGCGAGCACTTCACCCGCTGGTTCAAAACCCAAAAGCGCAGCATGCGTCAGCTCCATGTTACAGGTGACAAGCTGTTTATCGATTACTGTGGGCCTCGGCTTCAAGTGGTCAACCCTGATACAGGTGAAGTGCGCGAAGCCGAAGTGTTCGTAGCGACCTTAGGCGCGTCTAATTACACCTATGTTGAAGCCTTCCCTAGTCAAGGTAAGTCTTACTGGTTAGAGGCGCATGCTAATGCGTTCGAACACTTCGGCGGTGTACCACAGCTCTTGGTCCCCGATAACCTGCGTAGCGCGGTCACCAAAGCCAATCGCTATGAGCCGAGACTTAATGACAGCTATCAAAAACTGGCAAATCACTATCAAACCGCAGTGGTGCCTGCTCGCCCCTATAAACCGAAGGACAAAGCCAAGGCAGAGAATGCCGTGCTCCTAGTGGAACGCTGGATCATGATGCGGCTACGACACCAAACCTTCCATACCTTCAAAGAGCTGAACCTCGCTATCCGTGAGCTTATGAATGACTTAAACCAACGTGAGATGAAACAGTATGGTGCAAGTCGTAAAGCGCTGTTCGACAAACTCGATAAACCTGCATTGAAGTCGCTGCCTATGCAGCGATACCTATATACCGAAACCAAACGAGCCAAAGTGGGGCCTGATTATCACATCGAATATCGCCGTCACTACTACTCGGTTCCCCATCAGCTTGTTGGCCACCATGTTGAACTGGAAGCCTCCAACCGTCTGGTGCAGATCTACCATCAAGGTGACTTGGTCGCCCGGCATCCACGCAGCGAAAGAGAGCGCGGAAAC contains the following coding sequences:
- a CDS encoding DUF3360 domain-containing protein; this translates as MSDTSKTFYRDVRKKPHEFENREDFLNHDLTIMSFRRWGIHLPSRDYSIEIEDWVPALAATIGKVVMVTAMVAAFAAQFGLSPEFVAENVRYELLIAGALFVILFSAILNPNANLAGTHGPMIPLIPMIAAAGGHPLALGLMVCAFGLILAFTKGGSKLMTLTGIGVRGGLLIYLGAVGLIGQINKTEAWAASTDQSYISFVVIGLTVLVYAYLAKINKRWLAIPLCSALAGIVAYAMGAEFAFTTEPGLPNFSPFYWWGEDTGWQLGWPTLEHFIAVTPFALLAVAMWSPDYLGHRVFQELNYPKEAKGVLMDVDDTMVGASVRQGVGSLLGGGNLASSWGTYMIPAAIAKRPIPGGALLTGLMCIAAAVIGYPMDLAMWEPVLRVALIVGVFLPLLEAGMQMIHKHKDSLSAGICIFACAFVNPVFGWAITMLLDNLGLIGDHERANELSGKDKYLIPGVAFIVCAGSLAVVGQLPGIPALIG